In one Carettochelys insculpta isolate YL-2023 chromosome 6, ASM3395843v1, whole genome shotgun sequence genomic region, the following are encoded:
- the ZDHHC22 gene encoding palmitoyltransferase ZDHHC22, with translation MLVLRVLNVVAPAYFLCISLVTFVLQLFLFIPSMFKDPSTTPLFSPALLHGALFLFLSANALGNYILVIQNSPEDLGKWLNSGGGAEVVVARPDGSRSPGSALPSTHFCRLCARVTQRHDHHCFFTGNCIGSRNMRNFVMFCLYTSLACLDSLVAGVAYISAELSLSFANPLAFLTLLPHSISQFFSGALLSSEMFVILMLYLWLGIGLACAGFCSHQILLIIQGQTRYQVRKGMVVRARPWNKNLQDVFGKRWLIGLLIPVLNVGSDYHRHKDK, from the exons ATGCTAGTTCTCAGGGTGCTCAATGTTGTTGCTCCAGCCTACTTCCTGTGCATCTCCTTAGTGACCTTCGTCCTCCAGCTCTTTCTCTTCATCCCCAGCATGTTCAAAGACCCTTCCACCACCCCACTTTTCTCTCCTGCTCTGCTGCATGgggccctcttcctcttcctctccgcTAATGCTCTGGGGAACTACATCCTTGTGATACAGAACTCCCCTGAGGACCTGGGCAAGTGGCTGAACTCGGGCGGAGGAGCCGAAGTGGTGGTGGCCCGGCCGGATGGAAGCAGGTCCCCTGGCTCAGCCTTGCCCAGCACCCACTTCTGTAGACTGTGCGCCAGAGTCACCCAAAGACATGACCACCACTGTTTCTTCACAGGGAACTGCATCGGGAGCAGGAACATGCGGAACTTCGTCATGTTCTGCCTCTACACCTCCTTGGCTTGTCTCGACTCTCTGGTGGCAGGGGTGGCTTACATTTCTGCAGAGCTTTCTCTGTCCTTTGCTAACCCGCTGGCCTTTCTCACTCTCCTGCCTCACTCCATCAGCCAGTTCTTCTCAG GAGCTCTCCTTAGCTCTGAAATGTTTGTCATTCTGATGCTGTACCTCTGGCTTGGAATTGGACTTGCCTGTGCTGGCTTCTGTTCCCACCAGATACTGTTGATTATACAAGGACAAACTCGATACCAGGTGCGGAAGGGGATGGTGGTCAGAGCCCGACCCTGGAATAAGAACCTGCAGGATGTCTTTGGGAAGAGGTGGCTGATAGGACTTCTAATTCCTGTGCTAAATGTGGGGAGTGACTATCATAGGCATAAAGATAAGTAA